TTAAAGTAAGCATCATACATGCGAAAAAACACTTTTCAAAAAATAAACAGCCAAAAATCACTGGAACATCATCATGATGTTGACAACAATAAAGATAAATCGCTATAATTCGTCTATAAAGCTATATTAAACATGTTGAAGGAATAAGTATGTTATAGGCCATCTGCGTGAAATGCTACTATTGCATTCACATAAGAGAGGGAGTTCCCAGGCTGAAAGAACTCCTAGATGAAGGATAACAGAAAGCTAATCCCGAGTGCAGCTAATCCCTGCCGTTTATCCGCGTTAAGGATCTGAGAGATGGGAGATTTCCTAATGAACTGGATAAAGGTCTGGTCATTGGTTCATAAACTTCCATAATCAGGGTGGTACCGCGAGCAAGCTCTCGTCCCTGTCCAGGGATGAGGGCTTTTTTTGTTGTTTTTAAAAGCTTTTACATAATTTTAGGAGGCTGGTTAGTATGAAACAATTATCAGGTGCAGAAATACGCCGAATGTTTTTAGACTTCTTCAAGGAGAAAGGACACGCTGTTGAACCCAGCGCTTCCCTAGTTCCGCACGAAGACCCTTCTCTGCTTTGGATTAATAGTGGTGTTGCCACTCTAAAAAAATATTTTGACGGCCGTGTCATCCCAGAGAATCCAAGGATTACAAATGCCCAAAAATCCATCCGCACCAACGATATCGAAAATGTAGGCAAAACAGCAAGGCACCATACATTTTTTGAAATGCTTGGCAATTTCTCAATTGGTGATTACTTTAAAGAAGAAGCCATCATTTGGGCCTGGGAGTTTTTGACTGATAAAAATTGGATTGGGTTTGAAGATGAAAAGCTATCTGTTACGATTCATCCCGAAGATGACGAAGCTTTTAAAATCTGGCGGGAAAAAGTGGGGGTTCCGGAAGAAAGAATTATCCGCCTCGAAGGAAACTTCTGGGATATTGGAGAAGGCCCAAGCGGCCCAAATACAGAAATTTTCTATGATCGCGGACCCGAATATGGAAATGACCCGGAAGATCCTGAACTATACCCAGGCGGTGAAAATGATCGCTATTTAGAAGTTTGGAACCTTGTGTTTTCTGAATTCAATCATAATCCGGATGGCACCTATACGCCTCTTCCAAAGAAAAATATTGATACCGGTATGGGTCTTGAACGGATGGCATCTGTCGTACAAAATGTGCCTACAAACTTTGATACAGATTTATTTATGCCGATTATCCGAGGAACAGAAGAAATCTCGGGCAAGAAATATGGAGCTTCTAAAGAAACCGATGTTGCATTTAAAGTTATTGCTGATCATATCCGCACAGTAGCATTCGCAGTGGGGGATGGTGCACTGCCTTCCAATGAAGGACGGGGTTATGTTTTGAGAAGATTGCTTCGCCGTGCAGTCAGATATGCCAAGCAAATCAATATAAATGAGCCATTCATGTATGATTTGGTGCCGGTAGTAGGGGAAATAATGCATGACTTCTATCCGGAAGTAAAAGAAAAAACAGAATTTATTCAAAAAGTCATCAAAAATGAAGAAGAACGTTTCCATGAAACACTTCATGAAGGTCTGGCCATCCTGTCATCTGTAATTAAGAAAGAAAAGGAAAAAGGCAGTGTTACGATTCAGGGGGCAGATGTCTTCCGACTTTATGATACGTATGGATTCCCCGTAGAATTAACTGAGGAATATGCGGAAGAAGAAGGAATGAAAGTGGATCATGCCGGGTTTGAAAAGGAAATGGAAGGTCAGCGTGAGCGTGCACGTTCAGCGCGCCAGGATGTAGATTCCATGCAGGTCCAAGGCGGCGTATTAGGTGAGCTGAAAATTGAAAGCGAATTTGTTGGATATGATAAGCTTCAGACAGCAGCTAAAGTAGCAGCCATCGTAAAAGACGGGCAGCTAATTGATGAAGCCCATGCTGGTGAAGAAGTCCAGCTGATTCTGAATGAAACACCATTTTACGCAGAGAGCGGCGGACAGATTGCGGACCAGGGAACTCTTAAAGCAGAGGGTTTAAAGGTTTCCATTAAGGATGTTCAAAAAGCGCCAAATGGACAAAACCTTCATAGAGCTGTCATTGAAGAAGGGACCCTGAAGGCTGAAGAATCTGTATTGGCTTCGGTAGATGAGCAAATACGTTCTAAGGTAATCAAGAATCACACAGCAACTCACTTGCTTCATCAGGCTTTAAAAGATGTATTGGGAAGCCATGTCAACCAGGCTGGATCTCTGGTAGGTCCTGATCGCCTGCGCTTTGACTTCTCTCATTTCGGTCAAATTACCTCTGAAGAACTGGAGAAGATTGAGGCTATTGTCAACGAACAAATTTGGGAAAGCCTTGATGTTGATATCAATTTCAAAGATATTGACGAGGCAAAGGCAATGGGGGCTATGGCACTATTTGGAGAGAAATATGGAAAAATCGTCCGTGTTGTTCAGGTTGGAGATTATAGTCTTGAGCTTTGCGGCGGGTGCCATGTTCCGAACACTTCTTCGATCGGATTGTTTAAGATTCAATCGGAAAGCGGAATTGGGGCAGGAACTCGCAGAATTGAAGCTGTAACCGGCGAGGCTGCATACAAGCTGATGAACGACCAGATTCATGTTTTAAAAGAAGCTTCAGGCAAATTAAAAACCAATCCAAAAGATTTATCTTCAAGAATTGATGTGCTGCTTGGAGAAATGAAGCAGCTGCAGCGAGAAAACGAATCTTTAGCTGCGAAATTGGGCAATATTGAAGCAGGGAGCCTGGTATCAAAGGCGAAAGAAATCAACGGCATTACTGTTCTTGCTGAGAAGGTCCAGGCGTCAGACATGAATAACCTGCGCAATATGGCCGACGATTTAAAACAAAAGCTCGGATCTGGAGTTGTTGTATTAGGCAGTGTAAATGAGGGTAAAGTGAATATTATAGCTGGGGTAACAGATGACCTTATCAAAAAAGGTTTCCATGCGGGCAAAGCGGTCAAAGAAGTCGCTGCAAAATGCGGCGGCGGAGGAGGCGGCCGTCCGGACATGGCCCAGGCTGGCGGAAAAGACCCGGAAAAACTTGAAAGTGCTCTGCAATTTGTGGAAGAATGGGTTAAATCCGTTTGATATCCCTGAGAAGTAGTGTAAAATGAAGGTAACCAAGAGAAATTGTTCATCATCAGGAAGAAACAGCTTGTTCTTCACCATGTTTTCCTGTCACGAACAAGATCATTTATTGATCGCTCTGTATATTCAGGCGGCAGGCCAAACCGTTATGAAGAGCAGGACAAGCTGGCTGTTCACCGGATTTCAGTTCCGGCACATTTAAGCTATCCTCATCCTTCATACAGAAAAGCGAGGTGTAAGATATGAGCTCATTTGATAAAACAATGAGGTTCAATTTTCCTGAGGAACCAATCGAACAAGATGTGAATGAAGTTCTTTTTCAAGTTTATGGGGCCCTCCAGGAAAAAGGGTATAACCCTATTAACCAAATTGTCGGTTATCTGCTGTCCGGGGATCCAGCTTACATTCCCCGCCATAAGGATGCCCGCAATATCATCCGTAAACTTGAACGGGATGAGATCATCGAAGAATTGGTTAAATCATACTTAAAACAGCAGCGTGAGGGGTAAACATGCGGACTATGGGACTGGATGTCGGCTCTAAGACAGTCGGCGTCGCTCTAAGTGATGCGTTTGGATGGACAGCGCAGGGCTTGGAAACCATCAAAATCAGCGAGGAAGAAAAAGAGTTTGGTTTTGAAAGAATTAGTGAAATAATAAAAGAGCATGAAGTCAGTAAAATTGTTGTCGGCTTGCCTAAAAATATGAATGGAACCATTGGCCCCCGCGGAGAAGCAAGCCAGTTCTATGCTTCAGAGCTGGAAAAGCTATTTGGTCTTCCAGTCGTATTATGGGACGAACGTCTCTCTACAATGGCAGCTGAAAGAGTTTTGCTTGAAGCGGATGTCAGCCGCAAGAAACGGAAAAAGGTCATTGATAAAATGGCAGCCGTCATGATTTTACAAGGCTTTTTAAATAGCCAAATTTAATGAGGTGAACAGAAATGAACCATGGAGATAACAACATTACTGTAATTGACGAGGAAGGCAACGAGCAGCTTTGCGAAGTATTGTTCACGTTCGATTCCGAAGAATTCGGCAAATCATATGTCCTGTACTACCCAGTGGGGGCAGATGAAAATGATGATGAAGAAATTGAAATTCATGCATCGGCATTCAGCCCAAGCGAAGACAGCAAGGACGGCGAACTGCAGCCAATCGAAACAGAAGAGGAATGGGATTTAATTGAAGAAATGCTTAACACATTCCTTGATGAGCAGGAAGATTAATAAAACTGGCCCCCGGGCCAGTTTTTTTATTTTCTCTGGATTTCTGATATTAGTTCAGATGGACCATAATTAATAAAATCAGGAGTGAAAAATGTGGAAAAAATTGGCGAATCTTTTTGGTTTTTGTAATATCCTGCGACTTCCAAAAGAAAATATAGTATAATAAGCCGAGATGTATCAGGAATTATTCTTAGGCCTGTTGGCAAGCAAGCATACTGGTTAATTTACAGGATAACATCATGATTTAGCCTGTCTTTTGCAAAAGAAGCCAACGTCTTTGGAACGGAGGGGATATGTGATGTCGGCAGACGATAAAAAAGGGAAAAAAGAAATAATGCGCGAAAAAATGATTGAGCGCCAAGGGGAAGCGAAAGTAGTCCGGAAAATTGTAATGATTGTTGCAATCATATTATTAATCTCAGCTGCTGCAGTGATTGGCGGCGGATATTTTTATATTAATTCAGCTTTAAAGCCTGTTGATCCCGACAATGATAAGCCAAAGAAAGTAGAAATACCAATCGGTTCATCTGTTACAGGAATCGGCACTGTTCTTGAAGAAAATGGAATCATCAGGGATGCACGTGTATTTAAATATTATGTGAAATTTAAAAATGAAGCTGGATTCATGGCAGGAGAATATGAATTAAAGCCTTCCATGAATATGAAGGAAATCCTGGATAGCTTGAAAACAGGTAAAGTTAT
This window of the Cytobacillus pseudoceanisediminis genome carries:
- a CDS encoding DUF1292 domain-containing protein — translated: MNHGDNNITVIDEEGNEQLCEVLFTFDSEEFGKSYVLYYPVGADENDDEEIEIHASAFSPSEDSKDGELQPIETEEEWDLIEEMLNTFLDEQED
- a CDS encoding IreB family regulatory phosphoprotein — its product is MSSFDKTMRFNFPEEPIEQDVNEVLFQVYGALQEKGYNPINQIVGYLLSGDPAYIPRHKDARNIIRKLERDEIIEELVKSYLKQQREG
- the alaS gene encoding alanine--tRNA ligase — protein: MKQLSGAEIRRMFLDFFKEKGHAVEPSASLVPHEDPSLLWINSGVATLKKYFDGRVIPENPRITNAQKSIRTNDIENVGKTARHHTFFEMLGNFSIGDYFKEEAIIWAWEFLTDKNWIGFEDEKLSVTIHPEDDEAFKIWREKVGVPEERIIRLEGNFWDIGEGPSGPNTEIFYDRGPEYGNDPEDPELYPGGENDRYLEVWNLVFSEFNHNPDGTYTPLPKKNIDTGMGLERMASVVQNVPTNFDTDLFMPIIRGTEEISGKKYGASKETDVAFKVIADHIRTVAFAVGDGALPSNEGRGYVLRRLLRRAVRYAKQININEPFMYDLVPVVGEIMHDFYPEVKEKTEFIQKVIKNEEERFHETLHEGLAILSSVIKKEKEKGSVTIQGADVFRLYDTYGFPVELTEEYAEEEGMKVDHAGFEKEMEGQRERARSARQDVDSMQVQGGVLGELKIESEFVGYDKLQTAAKVAAIVKDGQLIDEAHAGEEVQLILNETPFYAESGGQIADQGTLKAEGLKVSIKDVQKAPNGQNLHRAVIEEGTLKAEESVLASVDEQIRSKVIKNHTATHLLHQALKDVLGSHVNQAGSLVGPDRLRFDFSHFGQITSEELEKIEAIVNEQIWESLDVDINFKDIDEAKAMGAMALFGEKYGKIVRVVQVGDYSLELCGGCHVPNTSSIGLFKIQSESGIGAGTRRIEAVTGEAAYKLMNDQIHVLKEASGKLKTNPKDLSSRIDVLLGEMKQLQRENESLAAKLGNIEAGSLVSKAKEINGITVLAEKVQASDMNNLRNMADDLKQKLGSGVVVLGSVNEGKVNIIAGVTDDLIKKGFHAGKAVKEVAAKCGGGGGGRPDMAQAGGKDPEKLESALQFVEEWVKSV
- the ruvX gene encoding Holliday junction resolvase RuvX; the encoded protein is MRTMGLDVGSKTVGVALSDAFGWTAQGLETIKISEEEKEFGFERISEIIKEHEVSKIVVGLPKNMNGTIGPRGEASQFYASELEKLFGLPVVLWDERLSTMAAERVLLEADVSRKKRKKVIDKMAAVMILQGFLNSQI